The following are from one region of the Segatella oris genome:
- a CDS encoding RagB/SusD family nutrient uptake outer membrane protein, with the protein MNKNKIIAVISILFCLGFTSCFNDLNTMPLDDNQIVSEEVYSTTDGYAGMLAKCYGSMILTGQKGGDGGDGDLQGANEGYSGYVRLLFYLQELNTDNFLMPSSSNGLRKMLNLSWDASNAPVVTWTYQRLYMSIAYCNEVLRECTEDKLKKRGLWDKMSGEYASYRAEARFIRAYCYATLCDLFGNVPYIDENTGVKEIPVQWQRKQIFEFAESELKAIDADLKAPHRNEYGRIDKVAAWFLLSRMYLNAQTWIGANRYTDALAYAKKVINEGGYPLALDYRHIFLADNDQCSEIIWPLCQDGQKAQSSAGTNFYVKAFVNGPMNKLYKTGIGSRGWGNVRAKATLVDAFDADDVSFDKADIWGNQKKDKRAQFMTALPNQKKETYDNKGAMTSTFTCGYGYIKWRNVTKNNMSPVQGEAYTSINFPMFRTGEAYLIAAEAILRGAQGGSMTDALNYVNEIRERAYMSGKYAKAGVRSDVNGDITASQLTLDFILAERQRELASELQRRTDLIRFGKFTKGNNWDWKAAQQQGADVDDKYVLFPIPETELTNNPTLKQNEGY; encoded by the coding sequence CAACAGACGGATATGCCGGTATGCTTGCAAAGTGTTACGGCTCAATGATTCTAACTGGTCAGAAAGGCGGCGATGGAGGAGATGGCGATTTGCAAGGTGCAAACGAAGGCTATTCAGGGTATGTGCGTCTGTTGTTCTATCTTCAGGAACTGAACACCGACAATTTTCTCATGCCTTCTTCTTCCAATGGTCTTCGCAAAATGCTCAATCTGTCATGGGATGCCTCCAATGCTCCTGTAGTCACTTGGACCTATCAGCGCCTATACATGAGTATTGCCTATTGCAATGAAGTATTGCGTGAATGTACGGAGGATAAGCTGAAAAAGCGTGGACTCTGGGATAAAATGTCAGGTGAATATGCAAGCTATCGCGCTGAGGCTCGTTTCATTCGGGCTTACTGCTATGCAACCTTGTGCGACCTTTTTGGTAATGTTCCTTATATTGATGAGAACACGGGTGTAAAGGAAATCCCTGTACAGTGGCAGAGAAAACAAATTTTTGAATTTGCTGAAAGTGAACTGAAGGCCATTGATGCTGATTTGAAAGCACCACACAGGAATGAATATGGCAGAATAGACAAGGTAGCAGCATGGTTCCTGCTATCGAGAATGTATCTCAATGCACAGACATGGATAGGTGCAAACCGTTATACTGATGCTCTTGCTTATGCCAAGAAAGTCATTAATGAAGGTGGTTATCCACTGGCTCTAGACTATCGCCACATCTTCCTTGCTGATAATGACCAGTGTTCTGAAATAATCTGGCCACTTTGTCAAGATGGGCAGAAGGCGCAGAGTTCTGCAGGAACCAACTTCTATGTGAAGGCCTTTGTAAATGGTCCGATGAATAAACTTTATAAAACAGGTATCGGTTCACGTGGTTGGGGTAATGTACGTGCCAAAGCAACTCTTGTAGATGCGTTTGATGCCGATGATGTCTCGTTTGACAAAGCTGACATATGGGGTAATCAGAAAAAGGACAAGCGTGCACAGTTCATGACAGCACTTCCTAATCAAAAGAAAGAAACCTATGATAATAAGGGCGCAATGACAAGTACGTTCACATGTGGTTATGGCTATATCAAATGGCGCAATGTTACCAAGAACAATATGTCTCCTGTTCAAGGTGAAGCTTATACATCCATTAATTTTCCTATGTTCCGTACTGGCGAGGCTTACCTCATTGCTGCAGAGGCTATCTTGCGTGGGGCACAAGGCGGTTCAATGACAGATGCTCTCAACTATGTGAACGAAATCCGTGAACGTGCATATATGAGCGGTAAGTATGCCAAAGCAGGTGTTAGATCTGATGTGAATGGTGATATTACAGCTTCACAGCTTACACTTGACTTCATCCTTGCAGAACGCCAGCGTGAATTGGCTTCAGAACTTCAACGCCGTACTGATCTTATTCGATTCGGTAAGTTTACAAAAGGGAATAATTGGGATTGGAAGGCTGCTCAGCAGCAAGGTGCAGATGTTGATGATAAATACGTTTTGTTCCCAATACCGGAAACTGAACTTACAAATAATCCAACATTGAAACAGAATGAAGGCTATTAG